The following are from one region of the Drosophila takahashii strain IR98-3 E-12201 unplaced genomic scaffold, DtakHiC1v2 scaffold_126, whole genome shotgun sequence genome:
- the LOC138914131 gene encoding uncharacterized protein, with amino-acid sequence MRSLEDYRTIEQERNTIEHAIRRENTTYRESERQVDAARHALMRSFEDYRLIEQERNTIEHAIRRENTTYRESERDNDAPRHVLMRSLEDYRTIEQERNTIEHAIRRENTTYRESERQVDAARHALMRSYEDYRLIDQERNTVEHAIRRENTTYRESEREIDTARHALMRSLEDYRIIEQGRNTREQAIRRQSTAYRNDYRQRDAEYHRTARSDLARRSQQQRINSSQRRMTRQQTRIMQSLKDNPSEILMRELDCLLKSRLNKESYKGKLDDLEHVIPI; translated from the exons ATGCGCTCTTTGGAGGACTACAGAACAATTGAACAGGAACGAAATACTATAGAGCACGCCATAAGAAGGGAAAATACGACCTATAGAGAGTCTGAGCGCCAAGTGGATGCTGCGCGCCACGCCCTGATGCGCTCCTTCGAGGACTATAGACTAATTGAACAGGAAAGAAATACTATAGAGCACGCCATAAGAAGGGAAAATACGACCTATAGAGAGTCTGAGCGCGATAATGATGCTCCGCGCCACGTTCTAATGCGCTCTTTGGAGGACTACAGAACAATTGAACAGGAACGAAATACTATAGAGCACGCCATAAGAAGGGAAAATACGACTTATAGAGAGTCTGAGCGCCAAGTGGATGCTGCGCGCCACGCCCTGATGCGCTCCTATGAGGACTATAGACTAATTGATCAGGAAAGAAATACTGTAGAGCACGCCATAAGAAGGGAAAATACGACCTATAGAGAGTCTGAGCGCGAAATTGATACTGCGCGCCACGCTCTGATGCGCTCTTTGGAGGACTACAGAATAATTGAACAGGGAAGAAATACCAGGGAGCAAGCTATAAGAAGGCAAAGTACTGCTTATAGAAATGACTACCGTCAGCGAGATGCAGAATACCATCGGACGGCAAGGAGTGATCTTGCAAGGAGAAGCCAGCAGCAAAGGATAAATTCTTCGCAAAGAAGAATGACCCGTCAGCAAACCCGCATAATG CAGAGTCTCAAAGACAATCCCAGCGAAATATTGATGCGAGAGCTAGATTGTCTCCTGAAGAGCAGATTGAACAAAGAGAGCTACAAGGGCAAATTAGACGATCTGGAGCACGTAATacctatttaa
- the LOC138914130 gene encoding immunoglobulin G-binding protein H-like, which translates to MPRLKKTSADQRRRAINTRSQAFYRDNLNEVRSRNSQRLAEAREADTQGREEERSQDAQAHAARRRNRRFADRERNRNTADRAIQRESPTYREAERDNDAARHVLMRSLEDYRIIEQQRNTIEHAIRRENTTYREAEREIDTARHALMRSLEDYRTIEQERNTIEHAIRRENTTYRESERQVDAARHALMRSFEDYRLIEQERNTIEHAIRRENTTYRESERDNDAARHVLMRSLEDYRTIEQERNTIEHAIRRENTTYRESERQVDAARHALMRSYEDYRLIDQE; encoded by the coding sequence atgccGCGCTTAAAGAAAACTTCTGCGGATCAAAGACGTCGGGCTATAAATACTCGTAGTCAGGCTTTTTATAGGGATAATTTAAATGAAGTACGTTCCCGAAATTCGCAACGATTGGCAGAAGCTCGGGAAGCGGATACGCAAGGCAGAGAAGAAGAACGCTCGCAAGATGCACAGGCTCATGCCGCACGCAGACGAAATCGTAGGTTCGCAGATCGAGAGCGGAATCGGAATACCGCGGATCGTGCCATTCAAAGAGAAAGCCCCACCTATAGAGAGGCTGAGCGCGATAATGATGCTGCGCGCCACGTTCTAATGCGCTCTTTGGAGGACTACAGAATAATTGAACAGCAAAGAAATACTATAGAGCACGCCATAAGAAGGGAAAATACGACCTATAGAGAGGCTGAGCGCGAAATTGATACTGCGCGCCACGCTCTGATGCGCTCTTTGGAGGACTACAGAACAATTGAACAGGAACGAAATACTATAGAGCACGCCATAAGAAGGGAAAATACGACCTATAGAGAGTCTGAGCGCCAAGTGGATGCTGCGCGCCACGCCCTGATGCGCTCCTTCGAGGACTATAGACTAATTGAACAGGAAAGAAATACTATAGAGCACGCCATAAGAAGGGAAAATACGACCTATAGAGAGTCTGAGCGCGATAATGATGCTGCGCGCCACGTTCTAATGCGCTCTTTGGAGGACTACAGAACAATTGAACAGGAACGAAATACTATAGAGCACGCCATAAGAAGGGAAAATACGACTTATAGAGAGTCTGAGCGCCAAGTGGATGCTGCGCGCCACGCCCTGATGCGCTCCTATGAGGACTATAGACTAATTGATCAGGAATGA